The sequence below is a genomic window from Ipomoea triloba cultivar NCNSP0323 chromosome 10, ASM357664v1.
GTGAAGGACTACGGAAGGATGCATTGAAAAAACCAAATTGTCCTTAAAAATTAGAGGTCCTCATTCATATTCATCAATAGTTTGGCTAACGTGGACTAAAATCGATCAATTTATTTAAAGTAATCGTGAATGAAATTTTCCGTATGCAACTAATAGTTGAAcacattttttataaataaaaaataaaaaaaatgcacatgtTACTATAATGCAATGATTCAATTAATGTGGgtttaattcattttaaaaGATAAGAAGAGTTGAATATGTGTACATTCAAACTTATTTGACGTCATGCAAAAGTATACTAGTGTATCAAGAAACCAGAATGGGCGTCATTTCCATAACATCATATGTCATTGTACATTTAAACAACAAATTTAAAGAGTTCACATCTACTCGAAATACGATATATCGTAGTATATCATAGAATTGTGAGGTATATTAGGCACTGGTTCACCTACTCTTAGGCACTAGGTGTTGGTCCTTCAACAATTTTGTCGGCTTATGATGTAGGGATCCTAGAGGGGAGGGATTTTGCCTTTTGACGGTAGAGGATCAACGTGTGTGTCTTAATCATTATAAATATCTGAACAATTTAGCTTGTTTACTAACggaaactgttttctgttttcattctttgatttgttttccattAACTAAAAATGTATCCGAACTAATAACATAGTTcacctaaaatttagtttagataatattaatattttttgagctaatatttaaaatatttttagatattatGTATAGAGATATATAACTTTTAcattgaattctaatatagtaatgtAGTCATATCGTAATGCAAGTTTGGTTCGAATATCGGATATTAAAATCAATTGAgtttaatcaaaatataaaagaaaaccataatgaatgtaatcataataatgaataaaaatgtaaatagaTAATGGTGAGGATTTGGTTACAGTGAAATATATCAAAATAGATTTTAGATTATCCtattttccatttagaaaacagtttttatttgttttgtaactgaaaaattgttttttgtttttaaaatgaaaaactgtactagtaaacatgttttatattattttctgtCCTCCAAGTGAAGAACTAGAGTAATTCTCCATATTGCAGTCATTTACAGCCAAGGAAGCACGAATAATGAAAATTGTTAATTATAATAGattagatagatagataaaTAGATGACAGGAAATTTTATCCAAGATTTAATAGTTTTGGTCCATCCTCTCTAAACTCCATCCACATACAGTTAATTTACAATTGTCTAGCTAGCTATGAATAGATTTGTAGGTATTTATGgctaaatttgaattttcaacatttttttttatagaaaattgaattttcaacataaaacaaaaaaactatCTGTAATCTGTTTCTATATATACAGTTGAAAGCAATGCAAATCCTTCATCACTTCACATTCATCAATCTTTACTTTTCCGGTATAGAGAAACCCAAATATGGTGTTTTCAAAAGTGTCGTCGTTTTGGCTTGCATGCATATGCATATCCATGTTTGTGGGTATGATAACTCCTTCTTGTAATGCCCAGAATTCCCCTCAAGATTACCTCGCCGTTCACAACGCCGCTCGCCAAGCCGTCGGGGTCGGGCCGATGACGTGGGACAACGCCGTGGCGAAGGCTGCCCAAGACTACGCTAACACGCGGGTCGGAGATTGCAGAATGGTCCACTCCGGTGACCGGCGGTACGGCGAAAACCTAGCGTGGGGAAGCGGGGACTTCATGACCGGGCGGAGGGCGGTGGAGCTGTGGGTTGCCGAGAAGCAGGACTACGACTACGGCACCAATACTTGCCGGCCGGGGAAGGTGTGTGGGCACTACACGCAGGTGGTTTGGAGGAAGTCGGTGAAATTGGGGTGTGCTAGGGTTCAGTGCAGAAACAATTTGGGATACTTGGTTGTCTGCAACTATTCTCCTCCCGGCAATTATGTCGGAGAGAGACCATACTGATCTGATCAGCTAATTAACAGTCATGTAAACTCTAAGCAGTTATGCATGCATGCTTGagcaatatataataataaacacCATGTACGTGTATATACATGGAGAAAATAAGGCCTAGGATAGCAGTGTATCTAGACTTCAATGTCGTTATTTGCTAGCCAAAAGTGTGTGTTCTTGttatcaatataatataattttctactTTGAATTATAGCCTCTCTTATCTCTACAGAAACAAAAACATCTTTTGGGCAAAGTGAGGGATTCTTTGGGCACAAAGCAAAGGTCTAATCCCTTTGTGCGGTTGacttaccatgatttacatcctctcagaTGTTTTGTTGAGTCGGGCGTGGGGGCCTTGAGATTGGGGATTtaaccttttgggagaaaaaaacaaaaaacatattttGTTCCTTTATTgtgtatactagttttatacgcgcattgcgcgaatgagttaatgcccaatgtttatatttaaataaatatttgaaagtatatcaatgcaagattatatatgagaagtttatacatgggtaattgaatgtcgaattttttttatttaaatatctaactcaaagtatatgaatccaagataatatagaaaattcattataattattactaatataaaataaatgtttgcaaccttgtaaaatcgatagtctaaatatttggtctaaaaatgatagtctaaataaatactatttttaatttgaatttttctaagtgttcttaattctcttttgagtaacattgtcattgtcttcatctttactatttgttctcttccttttttgttggtagtgtgttatttgcaattcgtttattgttggtagcatagatgacaacgtcatgcaatgagattatggtatagaagctatggactttcctttaggtgttctgcttggagttcatttggttcaaccattattgttgaatgagttattgtggataaagaaatttctagtttaagaaaaaagattaaataaattaataaaattttgaaaatttaaaatattatgtaggctatgtttggcaaacctagctgaaagctgaaaagtaactgaaaactgaaaagctataagctataaatatcaaactgaaattacaaccaaacataatgaaaagaaaatgtcaaaagggttttaattgagcgGGGTAAAGGAggatgttatttatttaaaataataaggataaagatggaaaaaaagttaaaaagctactagcttattttaagttactagcttattttgataacattaccaaacagagcttataccttattagtagcttaaaataagctataaactcctaaataagctctgccaaacagagtcattccaaagatattaaaagctagtttctcgcttcaatttgcttgataatgggttatttgagtactttcattgtcaacaaatcccccaagtagttaatatgatttgtttcaaactattcttttttatgttttttcatggtattaaagaaatacatatgtatcatttttttgtgtaactactaatttatttaattcaataagagtaaaatagagtgattccgcttcaatttgttaggttattatttgagtactctctttgtcaaccaatccccaagtagttaatataattagcttcaaattattttaattttttttcatagtattaataaaatacttggtaaataaatatataacattattttgtactataactttgatatttaattacaaaatattgtaaaaataagataatggacaatgtaatgaatatcaattgataaatttgaatgtaaagaatctttgcatgagagaaaataaagacaatacaactaatgaaattatttctcttatttaatttaattttttgataataaataattttttcaaataaatgtattgtagacacataattctaaattaaagaaatacatttttgttttgaaaacaattaaagaaatacatatgtatcattttttgttgtagctactaatttatttaatttaataagagtaaaatagagtgagaaacttaattatgtcaaatttgattgagatgaggttcgaacctaagacctttcttataaaaattaatgggtaagttaaaagttaacggaatgttaacggagaatagaatatttaacggaaaacttaacggataatcataaaagattaaataaaagattaaataatttgacctcCATTTTTTCATTCATTTAATGGATTATATACCAGTTGATTATAGGTTCATgcatgtaatatttattattattattatggctatAATTTAATTAGATCAATAGAGGCTATATATACGAAGTATTTGTCTATATTGattagtatagattaatataggGTACAACCCGTTTAGATATTGATATATAGGTGAAGTGGTACTTAAGTTTGAATTattctttttagtttaaaaacaACAAAGAGTAAACAGATGCTtctactgagactcgaacccactacCTTCTATATGAGAATGTACACCGAgtgtcacttgaccacaaggccttcggcgtcaaatatatatttaaactagtgtttgaatattttaatGAGATTATTTTAAAAGATGCTACGTACTACACCACTATAAAATAATCTTATgactcaaaattaaatttttttactctTCTTAATGAAATGGGAAGGGAAAACCCCAGGGCGCTCTTTCTTTGATCCACAACCACGAGAAGAATCTTGGCCTTCCATAATTCCATTGGATCTAAAACATGGAGACAAGTAGGCTTCCAATTAACTTCAATTCAcgaattagggtgtgtttggttcgcacatgaaaatcagaatcggaatgggtattaaatatatacttggtaattataataagttttggtgaaaatatttagcatgtttggtaatttgGTGGAataggaatgattattaatagttggggaagaaaggaggaagggaaatgaaactctAATTTAATAAGGGTAcaggttttctcattaatggtctatttcaaacccatagtagcattcacaaaacctatcaaccaaacactaacaatcacttttatacccaTTTCTTATGCCTAagcccaccaaccaaacacacgctTACTTTTTTTTATGACCCGAAAATTCACACACACTGCACTATTTGATGGTGTGTATTAGAGGTTAAACTTGAAACAGTATGGTTACTTATTCTGACAAATTCTTGGCTAGATTTTTcccaacaatataattaataggCGACAGAAATTTattcgcaaattatatggtggaccatggtccacaatgcattgtggaccgtggtcatggttgatactgcaattgtgttgaacggatactgcacttgtgttgaaaagatactgtggttgtgttgaaaggaaactacagttacgcggaacagaggacgttcatccattcaacacaattacagtatccattcaacacaactatagtatccgttcaacacaactgcagtgagtatcagttcaacacaactgcatttacagacggatggaatggcctctgttccgcgcaactgcagtttcctttcaacacaactgcagtatctattcaacacaactgcagtatcagttcagcacaactgcagtatcagtcatgacctatggtccacggtataacaactgaaATTTATTTGGtagattttttatttcctttttttgaaaacacacatactgactcttgtgcttcaataggttaaaaaagtagttatgaacagatactccattgtaatagagttagtaatattaaaaaaaaaataaaaaaatacattgtttGATAAACAAAAACATACATTTAGTGAGAGAAATATCTTTTAACAACACGCTTAgtatggagcacatgcttcgaTGCATGCCCAACTGGGTGCTTCAAATGCTTCAAATATGTTCGAACAGTTAGTAGGGGCGCTCTTGGTCGTTGCCAGCGGGATAATAAAGGCAGGCAATGAGCCGCCACCCATTAATGCACCGAGCTCTTGCACAACCCAGACGGGTTGAGCTCCCCCACACCACCTGAGTGTAGCGCCGGCACTCCTCGCCGCCGTCGACGCAAGTATTGGAGTCGTAGTCGTAGTTAGCCTTCTGATCCACCCACATCTTCACCGCGCCGGCGGCATCGAGGTCGGGGTACGCCTTCGCCAAGTTCACGCCGTAAGACCCGCCGTCGTAGATCAGGTCGCAGTCGACGGGGGATAATGCACGGGCGTATCCCTGCGCGTAGGACTCCAAGTCTTCGTCCCACGCCAAGAACGTAACGTTGACATTGTATCTGGCGTCGTTGTGGGGGTTTACGTAGTCGTAAGCGGCGTACTGGGCGCCGGAGAGATGAAACGTCGACATGGCTATGGTGATCATGAAGAAAAGTAGACCCATTTTGGTTTAAGCTATTTAAGGTTGATAGATTGAATACTAGATTTTGGGTTTTGTGTCAAAGTGGGAAATGGAGGGAGGTATATATAGTAGAATTTGTGTTGTGTGTTAATGTATTGGATAATTCCTTGCCTAACCGGGAATGAATTTCCGAGGGATTAATAATTAAGGTTTGACAAATTTTACATTGCATGGTCTATATATACGTAGATGCATCCATGCAAGAAATTGGATGTGCATTGGCCCACAATTAATAGGATTTTAACGTTAGAGCATCCTCAATGATTGTAGTTTTTGAGAAATTTGTGCAGATATGATTTGGAAAGAGAATCCAGAGGGAAAAGAAAAGAACCCGGAAAAAGTCATTAACGAGCCCAGAGGGCATGCATTTGAAGCACCCAGTTGGGCACGCTTCACGCAATTTGCAAGAACCAGAGAATTTGGTGTGTGGGTCCCACAAGTTTGTCAAAAATCAAGTGTTTGTaggaaagttttttttttcctaaagttaCTTTTCTCCACATAAAGTTACTTTTCTAAAAAAATCTACCCAAAATCTATAGATGGGGATGCCCTTACATATTTTGGCATGTGATAGTGGTGATTAAGATTTAGGATTGTCACGATGTTGCATGTTTTAATACCAAGCCAAATACTTTCCATATGGTGAAAAGTCATAGCTAGTAATAAAGTCACAGTTTTACTTAGTTATATTTGCACTATAATTATCATAAGGTTTCGATAGATACTGTACTTGGCTTTCAAAATCAATATATGTCCAACAACTATAAacaatgtaaattaataaagagaTCAGTTTGAAATGAGCTTGTTAATAATCGATAtctatttgagaaaaaaaaatgtgacacagattttcatacaaaattatttaatagtttTGATCCATCCTCAACCTTGGCAAATTCTATCTACATGCATTATACAGGTAATTTATTGGCCTGGCTAATTATGCAAAGAAGATATATTTAAGATAATCATGATTTAATTGACATCTGTACAATTGGCTATAAATAGGTTAGGCTTATTTTTATggctaaatttgaaaaaaaaaaaacaacaaattataATATCGATGAGAATTGAGATGGCTTGGTCTATTTCACCTTAACCGATACCTTAAAACCTATAAGGGTTGCCACCCTTTTCAACCTTGGTAAAGTCCATCTTGAATTGATACAATAAAGTGATAAACTTGGGATATGATGCATGTACGTACTAGCTTAGGGTTGGGTGCAACAACATTAATGCATGATATTTTGAGGTTACGtcttataaataatttattcctaatattgattcatataataaagtTTGTAATTCCATACGGTACTCACCAggatgattagtgatgtataaaggtGGAATAATTATGGGGTGAAATTAGACCATTTTGTGAAAAGTACTAATGTCATTAtcttcttttagttttttttttttttttttttttttggttccgTCAATATCCACAAAAAGGCAAATGTACtttccactttttttttaaaagaaaaaaagaaaaaaatagttaaGATGGTAATAGTATTGAGAAGAAGGCAAGAATAGTCAATTTTATTACttcacatatttttttaaaatttttattttattaaatattaatgttcACCTTGTCTTCAGATGTCATGTAGTCCacatgggaggtcatgagatcgagccagACATTTCATTTCACGGACATAATTATTTTCCCATGACAAacttagctaagtttttccaacaatataattattagtGAGTGAAAAACGTGTATGTTATATTTTTAGACTCACTTAATTTCATGCATGAACAATTTAATGAttgttaatttctttctttGGTAGATCATTTAcaaggaaaatttaaaaaggtgCGATTTATGATGAGATTGTTAATATGGATCGGAGTAATAGATTAGCCAGAGTGCATATATGTAGATGTAGAGATCATTAATCAATAGGGacagaattttttttgaaaacacacaCATAATACTATAATAGATTACTAAAACATTGTTTGCCAaacaaaaacacacacatatatatatatatagtgacaGAAATATAATATCTTTTAACAACACACTtagtatattttcttatatggtTCATACACATCACTTATTCCgtcttattcttttatttattttgcatgcttttatatatatatatatatatatatataatttaattaaagatATTCTTAGTAGGGGCTCTGGCCGGAGACATTGCCGGCGGGATCATAGTTGCAGCAAATGAGCCACCACCCGTTATTGCACTGAGCTCTTCCACAACCGAGACGGACGGAGCTCCTCCACACCACCTGAGTGTAGTGGCCGCACGGCCCGCCGACGCAAGAATTGGAGTTGTGGTCGTAGTTAGCCTTCTCATCCACCCACAACTTCACGGCGCCGGCGGCGTCGAGGTCAGGGTACGCCTTGGCCAAGTTCTCGCCGTATGGCCCGCCAGAGTGGATCAGTTCGCAGTCGCCGGATAATTTTTCGGCGTAGCTCTGCGCGGTGGACGCCAATTTGTCGTCCCATGTCATGTGGGGAACCCCGACCTCGTCCCTGGCGGCGTTGTGGGGGTTCAGGTAGTCGGCCGGGTTCTGGGCGCCGGAAAGATGAAACATGGCTATGATCGTGAAGGAAAGGAGAGCTAATGGGAATTTCGAGAGACCCATCTTGGTTTAAGCTTGAATACTAGAATTTGTGTTGTGTATCAAAGTAGGAAATGGAGGGAGGTATATATAGAAGAattggaccatgggtcatggctgatactgtagtAGTGTTGAACTGCAGTTGCGCTGAACAAAGATCATTTCATTGGtatggaactgcagttgtgttcaacagatactgtagttgtgttgaacggatgaacggcctcttgttacgcacaactgcagtttcctttcaacactaCCGCAGTAtttgttcaacacaactgcagtgtcaattcaacataactgcagtatcagccatgatcatggttcacaatgcattgtaaaCTATGGtacacagtataatttgcgttaATGTATTGGATAATTCCTTGCCTAACCGGGAATGAATTTCCGAGGAATCAACAATTAAGGTTGACAAATTTTACATTGCAAGTACGGTCTATATGTACTATACGTAGATGCATGCATGCACGAAATTGGATGTGCATTGGCCCACATTTCATAGGATTTTAACGTTATATCCTCCAACGGACTTACATATTTTGGCATGTGATCGATAGTGGTGATTAAGATTTAGGATTGCATTGTCATGATCTTGCATGTACGGATGCATGCTTTAATACGAAATCAAACACTTACCATTTGGTGAAAAGCCATAGGTAACTAGTAATaaagttacaattttatttCGTTATGTTTGCACTATAATTATCATAAGGTTTCGATGGATACTGTACTCGGTTTTCAAAGTCTATATATGTCCAACAGCTGTAGACAATGCAAATGAATTAAGAGATCAGATTGAAATGAGCTTGTTAATAGGTTTGGCGAATTTTAAGATATATTTAAGATAATCATGACTTGACATCTCTACAATTGGCTATTTTAGGCTGatttttataacaaaatttgaaaaaacaaagacaaaaaatattGTTCGGATGAGATGGCGTGCTCTGTTTTACTTTAATCGAAACCTTAAAACAATTGCCACTTTTTTCAACCTTGGGATTCATGTGTTTTAAGATAATCATGATTTTTAACATTTGTACAATTAGCTATATAAATAGGTTAGGctgattttgaaaaaaaaaaataaaaaatattacgaaTGAGATGACGTGGTCTATTTTATCTTAATCGATACCTTAAAATCTATAAGGGTTGCCACCAGCTTTTCAACCTTGGTAAAATCCATCTATCTTGAATTGATATATACAATAATGAACTTGGGATGCATGTGCTAGGGTTGGGTGCAACAACATTAATGCATGATATTTTGAGATTAATGTTGCTTTTACAACTGCGCTACAACCTTTTCAGCCGGTTAATACTATCGTAAAAATTAGAGGAAATATACAAGCGCAATAgagaattattatatttgtattcaAAATTTGATCTCTCTTTATAATGTGATCCCAAGGGGATATTTATAGAAGAATGATTAGCCTATATTATGGAATACTTAACAAATATAGTTTAGTAAGGTAATTTTGGAGCTTCCTAACTGACATAGAAGTTACCAAATCCCTTTTTTAGTGAGTATCCCCGAATTTCGCGCAGGTTTCCTGAATTTGCTCAGTAGCGCACCCGATCGATCGTGCCACGTGAGTTACTGGACCCGGGCGACATATTCACTGATACTAGGTAGTCAGCGGGCTCCTGATACCGGTCTTCTCGGGTCGGGTGTCCTAGTCGATATATCAATcactagtccctcactttctcGAACTCTCGAAAGACATGAGTGCACATAGTCACCCAAAGCACAACACCCCATTCTATTGTCATCTGTTTCACATGTTtgtcttgtgttttttttttttttttgaaaacatgtttgTCTTGTTAAATTAAAGCACCAAACAATTATCAAAACAATcaatttgttaatatttttaataataataacaataatttattatttaaataaaataatttaataatatagaaaCTCATGTGTTGCGGTTGACTTACCTATTTGGACGGGAATTTAGAATTTTGCTCAGACTAATTTTCCTCTTAATTATTGATATTTATGAGGATTTGAATTGTTGATTATATGCATAAATTTAAGGTGTTAATTTATAATCATTGATTACTTATTTACCTAAAAtcttttatcaaaattaaatacaatGCATATAAAATACTCAACAAAAGCAATTATAAAAGTTGAAAAGTGTATTATTTATAATCATTTATAAAATCTTCGATATGATGAAATAGTAGACAAATGTTGAAAAGTGTACATACACTTGTACATGAAATAGGTTAGGCTGGTTTTAATagctaaatttgaaatttcaacatgaaattaaatatgggctcaaatttattatcatatatagTTATTTAAAAGAATCTTTGTTTCTATAAAGCAATGCCATTCTTCATCACTTCCCATCATCTCCGCCATTCATCAATCCTTTGATCCACTATATATATTGAGAGAGAAGACAAGAAATGGGGTTT
It includes:
- the LOC116031436 gene encoding basic form of pathogenesis-related protein 1-like, which codes for MGLLFFMITIAMSTFHLSGAQYAAYDYVNPHNDARYNVNVTFLAWDEDLESYAQGYARALSPVDCDLIYDGGSYGVNLAKAYPDLDAAGAVKMWVDQKANYDYDSNTCVDGGEECRRYTQVVWGSSTRLGCARARCINGWRLIACLYYPAGNDQERPY
- the LOC116032815 gene encoding basic form of pathogenesis-related protein 1-like, which codes for MGLSKFPLALLSFTIIAMFHLSGAQNPADYLNPHNAARDEVGVPHMTWDDKLASTAQSYAEKLSGDCELIHSGGPYGENLAKAYPDLDAAGAVKLWVDEKANYDHNSNSCVGGPCGHYTQVVWRSSVRLGCGRAQCNNGWWLICCNYDPAGNVSGQSPY
- the LOC116031729 gene encoding pathogenesis-related protein PR-1 type-like; translation: MVFSKVSSFWLACICISMFVGMITPSCNAQNSPQDYLAVHNAARQAVGVGPMTWDNAVAKAAQDYANTRVGDCRMVHSGDRRYGENLAWGSGDFMTGRRAVELWVAEKQDYDYGTNTCRPGKVCGHYTQVVWRKSVKLGCARVQCRNNLGYLVVCNYSPPGNYVGERPY